TCGATCCACCAGCACAACGCCCACGCCGAGCGTGAGATCTCGATGGGCACCCTCCGCGACGAGTTAGCCGACTGAGGTCGAGCCCCCTTCTCGCGGCGGCCGCTCCCCGCTGGTTCTGTGCTGTCGGTCCGAACGCCCCGTCAGTTCACAGTCCGAGTGGGCTCGCCTGCTCCCACCGCTCGCGGAACGTCCGCCGCACGTCGCCGGCGAACTCAGGGTCCTTCAGGTCGATCATCGCGAACGACTCGCCCGGGTCCACCGGGCTCGGCACCTCCATACACACCTCTGCGTCGTCGACGAGCGTGAAGGTCCCGCGCAGCCCCGGCGCCGTTCGCACGGTGAAGTTCGGGTGATCGGCCATCCGTTCGAAGTAGCGCTCGCCGACGCTCTCGGGGAGTTGCGACGGGAGTTCCTCAGACAACAGCAGCGAGACGTCGACGCCGCGTTCGAGCGCCGCCTCCAACTCCTCGGCGATCGCTTCGCCGACGTCGCCGATGTCCAACCCGGACGCGGGGGCCGCGGCGATCATCACGACGCGATCGTCTGCCGCCGACAGCCGTTCGAGCAGGAGGTCCGCCGTCTCCTCGGGGCCGAGCGCGGCGGTCCAGAACTGCTCGTCGGGCGGGTCGCCCGCCTCCAACTCCGTCGCGAGGTCGTCGACGACGGCCTCGTACTGCTTGGCCTGCTCGTCGAGTTCGCGCTTGCGCTCCTCCAACAGTCGGTCGAGCGCGGCGTCGGGTTCGACCGCGAGGTACTTCTTCGGGCGACTCGCGGCCTGACTCCGCGCGAGGCGGTGGCGCTCCAAACTGTTGAGCACGTCGTACACCCGCCCCATCGGAACGCCGCTAGCCTCGGACAACTCCTTTGCCGTTGCCGGGCCCGCATCGAGGAGTGCGCGATAGGCCCGGGACTCGTACTCGGAGAGGCCGAGGTCACGAAGGTCTGCCATACACGCGCCACGGGTTGGGGGGTGAAAAAACTCACCCTGGGTTTACCGCGTCAGACACGAACCGACTCCGTCCGCACGTCGGCGGTCGGACTCATCACCGCGCGGTGTCGGCGACTGACTGGAGCAGCGCCTCCGGCGACTCGGCGGGGTCGGCGTCGCGACCGCGGAGGACCGCCGTTCCGGCGTCCACACGTTCGCTGTCGGGGACCACGACCTTCTCGTGGTCGGCGACGCGCAGCGCCGCGCGGTGGAGGTCCGAGCCGACGGGCGCACCCACGTCGACGACGAGCGGGTCGCTGGTGAGGCGGGCGGCGACGGAGCCGTAGCCGGCGACCTGTACGCCCATCCGCTCGGTCGCACCGGCGAACGCGCCGACGGCGGCCTCCGCGCGCTCGCGGTACTCGTCCTCGCCGGTGAGCGCCGCGAGG
The DNA window shown above is from Halobaculum marinum and carries:
- a CDS encoding TrmB family transcriptional regulator, whose protein sequence is MADLRDLGLSEYESRAYRALLDAGPATAKELSEASGVPMGRVYDVLNSLERHRLARSQAASRPKKYLAVEPDAALDRLLEERKRELDEQAKQYEAVVDDLATELEAGDPPDEQFWTAALGPEETADLLLERLSAADDRVVMIAAAPASGLDIGDVGEAIAEELEAALERGVDVSLLLSEELPSQLPESVGERYFERMADHPNFTVRTAPGLRGTFTLVDDAEVCMEVPSPVDPGESFAMIDLKDPEFAGDVRRTFRERWEQASPLGL